A genomic region of Barnesiella propionica contains the following coding sequences:
- a CDS encoding mechanosensitive ion channel family protein has translation MEKLKYYILSFLVSTIVVFPLEAQIKHAEREVPDKVAEATPDTLSQLLQQMRKELDEMRSNESNLLMEVERWKLQAFSSDSLRLAKQRSRIDSIRNRTKGVAVVVEGDSLFFLYVKRGGLSPALRAEQVSEKISKLGRVYNLQPDSVYIESTDIVTEIMYEDKVLVSFTDQDGLWENLSRDDLARKYRTVIVQKLDEMKAEHSLWSLGKQILSFLAVVVIQILLIKLINWLYRKLKRRITRLKHSRLKPVVFHDYELFNIKSQVRMLVILANLGRYLLFLLQLVITIPILFYIFPQTEDLAWKIFSYIWTPVRSILKSIVEYIPNLFTIFVIYFVIKYVVKGLRYFADEIENEKLKIGGFYADWAQPTFHIVRFLLYAFMVALIYPYLPNSDSGVFQGISVFVGLIVSLGSSTVIANIIAGLVITYMRPFKIGDQIKLNDTLGNVIEKTPFVTRLKTPKNEVVTIPNSFIMSSHTTNYSASARNYGLIIHAEISIGYDVPWRKVHQLLIDSARSTPGVLAAPEPFVLETALNDWYPVYQINAYINDADRLAAIYSDLYQQIQDHFNAADIEIMSPHYIAQRDGNESTIPKEE, from the coding sequence ATGGAAAAACTGAAATACTATATATTATCTTTTCTTGTATCGACAATTGTTGTTTTTCCCCTTGAAGCACAAATAAAACATGCTGAAAGAGAAGTCCCCGATAAGGTAGCCGAAGCAACTCCTGATACCCTGTCACAGCTTTTGCAGCAGATGCGTAAAGAGCTTGATGAAATGCGTTCCAATGAAAGTAATTTGTTAATGGAAGTGGAGCGCTGGAAATTACAGGCTTTTTCTTCAGATTCTCTCCGGCTTGCAAAACAAAGGTCACGGATAGATTCTATCCGCAATAGAACAAAAGGAGTCGCTGTTGTTGTGGAAGGGGATTCTTTGTTTTTCCTGTATGTTAAAAGAGGAGGGCTTTCTCCGGCATTACGTGCCGAACAAGTGTCCGAAAAAATAAGTAAATTGGGACGAGTATATAATCTTCAGCCTGATTCGGTATATATAGAATCCACAGATATAGTCACAGAAATTATGTATGAAGATAAAGTCCTCGTTTCTTTTACCGATCAGGACGGATTGTGGGAGAATCTCAGCAGGGATGACTTGGCCAGGAAATACCGTACGGTAATAGTACAAAAGCTGGATGAGATGAAAGCGGAACATAGTTTGTGGTCTCTGGGAAAGCAAATTCTTAGTTTTCTGGCTGTTGTAGTGATACAGATATTGCTGATAAAACTGATAAATTGGTTATATCGTAAATTAAAACGCCGGATAACGAGATTGAAACATAGCCGTTTGAAACCTGTCGTTTTTCATGATTACGAATTATTTAATATAAAAAGCCAGGTTCGTATGCTCGTTATTCTGGCAAATCTGGGGCGCTATCTTTTATTCTTGTTGCAACTTGTGATTACGATTCCTATTTTATTTTATATTTTTCCTCAGACCGAAGATCTTGCCTGGAAAATATTCTCATATATATGGACGCCGGTCAGGTCTATTTTGAAAAGTATCGTTGAATATATACCCAACCTTTTTACCATATTCGTCATTTACTTTGTCATAAAATATGTCGTAAAAGGACTGAGATATTTTGCGGATGAGATTGAAAATGAAAAGTTAAAAATCGGCGGTTTTTATGCCGACTGGGCTCAACCCACTTTCCATATTGTCCGTTTTCTTTTATATGCGTTTATGGTCGCTTTGATATACCCATATTTGCCTAATTCGGATTCGGGGGTATTTCAGGGAATATCGGTATTCGTCGGCCTTATTGTTTCATTAGGTTCCAGCACTGTTATAGCCAATATTATAGCAGGACTCGTTATTACTTATATGAGACCGTTCAAGATCGGAGACCAGATAAAGCTGAACGATACATTAGGTAATGTAATAGAGAAAACCCCGTTTGTAACCCGTTTGAAGACTCCGAAGAATGAAGTTGTGACAATCCCCAATTCATTTATAATGTCATCTCATACGACTAATTATAGTGCGTCCGCCAGAAATTACGGGCTGATTATACATGCCGAAATATCTATCGGTTACGATGTTCCTTGGAGAAAAGTTCATCAGCTATTGATCGATTCCGCCCGTTCCACTCCGGGGGTGTTGGCCGCACCCGAGCCTTTTGTTTTGGAAACGGCATTGAACGACTGGTATCCGGTATATCAGATTAACGCTTATATAAATGATGCAGATCGTTTGGCTGCTATTTATTCAGATTTATATCAACAAATACAAGATCATTTTAATGCCGCAGATATAGAAATTATGTCTCCTCATTATATCGCCCAAAGAGATGGTAATGAATCCACTATTCCTAAAGAGGAATAA
- the ruvX gene encoding Holliday junction resolvase RuvX — protein MGRILSIDYGRKRTGLAVTDLLQIIANGLTTVPTAGLMDFLDNYLQKEPVDCVVVGLPRRMNHELSESMKYITPFVSRFKKKYPHIPVEFYDERFTSALAHQAMRDGGLGKAARRNKELVDEISATIILQSFMESKK, from the coding sequence ATGGGACGGATATTATCTATTGATTACGGACGAAAGAGAACAGGTTTGGCGGTCACCGACCTGTTACAGATTATAGCGAACGGATTGACGACTGTTCCTACGGCCGGATTAATGGATTTTCTGGATAATTATTTACAGAAAGAACCAGTGGATTGTGTTGTGGTGGGATTACCCCGCCGGATGAACCATGAACTGTCGGAGAGTATGAAATATATTACACCGTTTGTTTCCAGGTTCAAGAAAAAATATCCCCACATACCGGTAGAATTTTACGATGAGCGATTTACTTCTGCACTGGCCCATCAGGCTATGCGTGACGGAGGGCTGGGAAAAGCGGCCCGCCGCAATAAGGAGCTGGTGGATGAAATAAGTGCTACGATTATTTTGCAGAGTTTTATGGAAAGTAAAAAATAA